The Herbaspirillum sp. DW155 genomic interval AGGAAGTCGCTGTGGTCGGATGACAAATTCGCAGATGCGCAAGTATCGCATTGCCTCGCGCATCCAACAAAGACGCATGGGCGGCCCGGCTGGGTCGCCCCGTGGAATCAGGTCGCTTATCAGGCTGCTTATCAGGCCACTTCGGCCAGCGACTCGGCCACGTAATGGTGACGCAGAGCGCGTTGGCGGCGCGGGTCGAACAATTCCATCGTGAAGGACGCCGCAGGGCGGATGCCGCCGATGGCAGCCACCGTGCCGCAGGTCATGCCGCAACCCTCGGGCAGGGTGGCGCCGCCTTGCGTGAAGCGTGCGATCAGGTCGTCCGGCGTGCGCAGCGAAGCCAGCGTGCCTTCCTGATAGAGCCGGGTGGCGCCGTCTTCCTCGATCCAGGAGCGGATCACCAGTTCATCCCAGTACCCGGCCACCTCCGACAGCTTCCATGCGCTGCTGCCCACGGGCTTCACGCACGCCTGCTTGGAGAAGGCCACGCTGTGCGCTTCCAGCTTGCGGTCGGTGTGGTCGGAGGCAATCGAGACATACAGTTCGCCACCGCTGTTGAACACGAAGGTC includes:
- a CDS encoding DUF2848 domain-containing protein, encoding MKLTFTLPDQSTLQTDIHTLVIAGWAGRDMAAIEHHIEELEALGISRPSAVPLFYRVSANQLSQAAQVQVLGEASSGEVETFVFNSGGELYVSIASDHTDRKLEAHSVAFSKQACVKPVGSSAWKLSEVAGYWDELVIRSWIEEDGATRLYQEGTLASLRTPDDLIARFTQGGATLPEGCGMTCGTVAAIGGIRPAASFTMELFDPRRQRALRHHYVAESLAEVA